TGCAGGAAAAGAGCACCACAGGACAGCACGAGGCTCAGTATGGGATGTATACAtggatctgtgtgtgtgtgcctccTGGGAGGCATGCTCAGCCTCGCTGCTGGCTGGGCCTGGGGGcgtggagctgtggcagcctgagCTCTGCTGGGCTCCTGGGTTCAGCAGCCACTGAAGAGAAAGGGATCCTTCTGGGCTGTCCAAACCACCAAGCTCATCTGTCGATGAGAAAGAGTTCTgctcttcttctcttccctgagGCTGGCCAGGCGAGATTAAGGTGCCCATGAAGAAGCTGACCCCTCCGCAGCAGGCAGCCCCTTTCTCATCTCCCACAGGCTCTGCCTCTGGATTCAGACCCAATGGGCTGGCAGTGGCCCCCTTTGCCTGGCTCACAGGCCTTAGGGATACGCGAGGCTTGCGGCGGGGTGGGGTCAGCAGCATTCTGAGCTCTGAGCCCCTTGGCCAAACCCCAGCCTCTTCTTCTCGTATCATGTTTGCATGCTGGCGCGTGCGGGCACGCTGCTCACAGGTGCTGGTCAGCAGGAGCCACGAGGCATCCTTGGAAGTGCAAACCTACTGGGAAGGGCACCCAGAGGAGAGCAGAGTGGGGAGAGCAAGAAGCCCACGGTCGTGGGGAAGAGCTATCCGAAGGAAATTgggagagggaggcaggtggCCAGGGCGGCAGAAGTGCAAGTGTGTGTAAGGGAGGGGAGGTCGTGTGGGCAGGAAGaggctccagccagctctgtgccTTTCACAACCACGCTGGATCGTCCCTGTTCCTCTGACCCCTGCCAAGTCGCTCCTGACCGCCCGGGACAGCACATCCCTTGGTGGCATGGCTGGCTGCTGGCTACTCCTGCCTGCACACGGGTCTTCCCTGAAGATCCCTGCTTTGTCACAAAACCGGTTAAGGGCTTGGCGAGTCTGAAATAGGAGGGgaggctgtgagagctgggaTTCTTCCCACACCTGGCGGAAGGGAAtgaagagggagccagactccTCTCACTAGTACCAACTGGCAGCGCAAGagtcaatgggcacaaattaaaacacgtGAAATTCCATCGCAAGGCAGGAAACCACTTTCTTAccgtgagggtggtcaaacagtggaccaggttgcccagagaggttgtggagtctccatccttggagatactcaaaacccaacccGGCTATGTCCTATGCAACCTGCTCAAGTTGACCTTGCTGGAGCAGTTGGCTTGGACTAAAGGATCTCAGGAGGTCCCTTGCAACCCCAGCGATTCTGAGATTCTGTGAACGGATAAGAGCAATGTCTTCCGTAGCAAAATACCTTACCTGAAATGTTCTGTGACTGGAAGTGCTTTACGCCTATTTTTGTTTTTCGTTCCCATGGCTGGTTGAGCCTTACCGAAGgcaaggtaaacaacatccaccgctcttcccttccccaccaaGCTAGTCACCTCACTGTAGAAGGCTACCAGCTTGGGTAAGCATGACTtctcctttgtaaatccatgcttgCTACTCCCAACCACCTTCCTGTGCTACCTATGTTTGGAAACTACTTCCAAGATGTTTTGCTCTATCGTCTTCCCAGGGACCGCGGAGAGGCTGACCATCCTGTGAGTTCCCTGGATCTTCGTCCTCTCCCTTCTTGTTCCTCTTGCCTATGTGGAGACAGAAGAAGTTGAGGTGCATCCTGAGGCACTTCAAACCCTTGCAAGTTTCTTTGCAGGCCACTCTCATCTCAAAACAAAGGCTTACTTGGGGGCACACATCGAGCTGCTCACACTCAGAAACTCTGACTGTTGTTGGGCTGACCGACGAGGATGGGATTCGAACCCATGCGTGCAGAGCACAATGGATTAGCAGTCCATCGCCTTCACCACTCGGCCACCTCgtcagcatgctgctgctgctgcccctgccactgctgccgctgctcctgctgctgcttctcctgctgctgcttcttctgctcctgctcctcctgctcctgctcctacTCCTGCCACTGCCACTGCCACTCCACTGCTCCTGATCTTGCtgttcctgctcctgctcctgctcctgacaCCTGCACCTTTTTAACCTGCTTCTTGACATGGCAGAGAAGGAGCCAGCCTCCAGCTTTTGCCTTTTGGGACTGGTCCACTCTCCCGACACCTGGGCTCAGCTCCAGGGACCTTTCGGAAATAGGTCTCAGCATTCACATCAGAAAATGACTGAACAGCGGAGCCCCACGCTCCTTCCCGGGAAGGAACGCGGGAGAGTGACCCCGGAGTGGCTCAGCGCCTCCAAAGGACTTGAGCCTGGCTTTGAGATTAATTTGTCACCAGCCACGTTCCCCTCGCACTCTGGAAGGATACCACCAGCTCATACGGACAGGAGTCACTCACGCTTGACTGGTGGTGGACTTTTCACCAGGACAGAGCGTGTGCCTCAGGCTTGGCTGTGGTGTCTCTGTGCTGTTCCCCCTGGCGCTCACCCAGGATCTCGTCAcaggctgcttctctcccagcacGGCTAACAGTCAGGAAtgaagagggagctgaggggcaCCGGCCCCACTGCACACAACTCCTCTTCTTACCTGCCAGAGCTCCAGTGCTGCAGAGAGTTGAAACCACTGCACTGGTCCCCTGAGCCCAAGCCTCTCTGTGCCTTGAAGGTCAgaccttgagctgggggaaacggtgcagaggccaggcttgCTGCCCCTGGTGGATAACAGAAAGGTGGGTAGGGGATTGCGCACTGTGGGATGGACACCGATGGCAGGGCCCTGCGATCCTCTCTTTCTGCTCCGCCCGGTTAATTCCTGTCCTGGACAAAAGGGAGCAGTGCACAGCCTTGGGGGGCTGGGACCAGAACCACTTGCACCCTGGTCACTCCGAGTAGTTTCCCCAGCCCGAGCCCGCCCCATGGGCCTGTAATGGCAGAGATATGTGAACAAGGAGGACCGGCAGATTCAACcttgctgccagggcaggagccCACAGCAGGAGGGAGGACTGGCCTGGGAAACACAATGCTCTGCCGACCTCCTTCCCCAGACTGATGGCACTCCTTGTTGTGGATATGAAAAAATTCCTGGGATTCGCTTTCTGAGTTCTTAACAAAGACGTTCCTGACAAAGTAGCCAGCACCACCATTGGCTCTCATTCATCCAGCAGTCTGTTCAGTCCCTGCCGTAACcagtgcagcacagggagatTCAACAGAAAATTCGGGCTTCCctcatactttgttttgtggctttcgAGGTGTCCCGATGGGTAATGGGGCTCCTTCCACAAGAGCTCTCGCCCCAAACCGGCCTTGTCTCCATTGCTATGGGATGTCAGGGGCAAAAGACGAGGCCCTCTCAAACCCAGGAACTACGGAGAAAACCGTCGTTTTACCAAGGGAGGAACAACTCTGTTGGATACTCAGCTGGCTGGgactggagaagaggggagaatgAAACACGACTCCCTTGCAAAGCTGATGCCCAAtgtctttaatgagaaaatcaaaggCGAAAGGAAGAGACGGGAGCATTTGGGAGGCTGAGTAAAGCTCAGAGGAGTGCTGCCATCTGAGGGAAAACGTCCGCGGCAGGgatgcttcttttccagttccCCTTCAAGGCTCTGGCAGTCACCTAGCGTATCACCTAGACCCGTTGCcacggaaggaaggaggaggtattTCACGGGGAGCATGAGGTAAAGCAGggcaagagggggaaagagagaggcttcCTTGGAAGAGACGGAAGGCCAGCGCAGGCCCCTTCCTCCCAGCGCAGGCGGAGAAGCGGGAGCTCGGCTCCTCTGCAGACCACGGCCACGCTctcagggctggctccagggctTTCCTCGAGGCTCCTGGCGCTCGGCCACGGGCAGGCGATCCACGGGCTTCAGCATAAGAGATTGCCCCGTCCCAGAGGCCCACAGAGCCCACGGCCCAGACCGGACCAcccaaagccccccagccccagggagcccccagaagcgatgggcacactgccagcgCTGAGAGAGCTCCCCACGGCAGCCGACGCGGTGGatcccacagctgtgctctgagggaaggagctgaggattggGCCCGGCAGCGTCACCAGGACTGGCGAGGGCTGGATCGCAACGCTGGAGTCGGCGCACCGGAggacgcagggctcgttgcagctgttggcaagcggggttgggccgcaggcggctggcaggcaggagctgtagcACGACATGTCTCGCGGAGGGAGGCGACCCTGTAAGaccgggagggagcagagggcattAGCCGTTGGGCCCTTTCGGacgcccagcctggctcccctgaAAACGGGCAGCGCCTGGGAGCTCAGCGGAGAGAGATTTGGGATGGGGCACGGGTCAAGAAAGCTGTGTCCAGCAGCAAGGCTCACAATGGTGCCCTGCTGTGCTCTTGGCCGAACACCACAACGCACCCTCCTCTCCACCGTCTTAACCTCCCCGCTGCCTGGTCACACCCTGCCCTATCTGAAGACCTCTTCTCTCAGCCGCCTGGGATGTCTCACCCACAGGGACCTGGGCTAACGTGGCCAGAGTTACTTGCAACACCCCCATGAAATGCAGGGTCCCACTTGGTAATCATTCTCCAAGGCGGAAGCAGTGGCATGGCCCAACAGTTGACGGACCTCCAGTGTCTGAAGAGAGGGGGGGTTCTGGGCCTTTTGGTGGGCCTGCAGTGGGCATTTGCTTGTAATTGAAGGGTGATCTGAGAGGGTGCGTCCAAACGCAAGGAAGCTCCTCCCGTCCAAGTCAAGCTCCTTCGCGGCCTATACCTCAGCTGGCCTTGCCACTCCCAGGCGTGCCTGACGTGTGGAGGCACCCTGCTACCTCCGGTTGCTCCATTACCAAGGGTACGTCTGCAGGCTGTGAGGCTATTTCACAACAGTCCTTCTGCTCAGCCTTGAAGGCTTGGCAGGGAAGGCGCTCCAGAGAGAGCCCTCAGTAAGCCCCCTCCCAGTATGCGGAACTGGATGCCAGGTTTTTCAGATGGGTTGAGCATAGCCTTGATGCCATGGCCTTAGTCAGGGAAAGATTTCCTACTGCAGACCAAGAGGCTCCCCCTCTTCTTGGCGTCAGGCTGTGTACCTCCGGATCATCAGCCCTTGTACCAGCATCAATGTGTTCGCTCAGACAAACAggtctccttctcccccctccccgccctcgaGACCCCTACTCTTGGCAGGTCAGGCTCCTCTCGCCCACTTCTCTCAGGAGGGGACATGTCTGAGTAAAACGCAACAGGGCTCCTGGAGACGGCAGCCACTACGGAAGAAGACGTCTATGGTGGGACTAGCTCTCCTGAGGAAGCTCCTCGTCAGGCCAATAGTGCAAAGGGAGCATTGCCGAACTGTGGATGGCAGAGGAAGTGCCCAGGCACTGGTTAGAGAGTGCTGGCCGTACGTCCTGAGCCTTGGAAAGAACCGCTGCTGGCAAAGAAACCAACCCATGCCCTGTTTCACATCCTAGACCATTCACCGAGGACAAGGGAGGCAAAACGCATGCAGCCCTCTCCACAAAAACTGTCCTGCCAACCGAGGAGACGAGAGGCAAAATGAACTGAGACTTACCAACTTcccagagcagaggaaggcaCGAGGAGAGGATAGGGGAGCTGGGAGTTGGGCACACTTTTATCCAGCGGGCCAGAGCCCCAGGGGAGCTGAAAAATGACACAAACATGAAGCATGTTGAGAAACAGCAATTTTGGCTTCTCAAAGCTCTGCTGGTAGATGAAAGACATGCCTCCTTTGCCTGAAATGCTTGGCTCCCCTTTCATCCTGGGTAGCACTGAAGTGATTTTGTTGATAGCAATTATGTTTCTTCCCCAGACCAAGGCTCGTTTGAGGCCTCATTCCAGCAGCAGATTCAGGCCATGAGTGGGTGTTGTGCACGTCCTGCCCTTCCTGGGGAACACGGCCACCACTCACTTAGGACTTTGCCTGTGGAGCGCGCCTGAAGGCCACTCAGAAGGGTCTCTCTTTGATGGGCTGAGGCTGACCGGGAGCAACACCAGTGCCTGCAGGCTATGGAGCGGCTCAGCGCCCAGCCAGGCCTCTGCAGGATGGCTGTTCCGCTGAGGGACAGAGGACGGAGGAGACTCAGATCCGCGGGGTGACTGGAAGGTGGTGGTCAAACGAGGCCCTCCTGCAGTCCGGAGAGAAACCGCGTTGCGTGCAGGGATGGGGACGCTGAGGCCATTGCTGGAGTGGATGAGGGTACTCGGCGGCAGATCTCTGCTCCCCCCCTGGGCCTCGGTGATGCACACACTTGCCAGCCATGCAAAGGAAGCCCAGCAGTTGAGCTGTCGTCTTCGGTCAGGAAAGGCCAGAGTGTTTTCTTTGGGAACTGCACAGCCCTCGTCTCGCCTGCCAGGACTTTACTCATTACTCTCCTGAGGAGAAGCAAGGGCTCAACGTGGCCCTGGAGAGCAATGAAGGAGCCTGCTGACTCATGCCTGAAAGTGAGCCATCACCAAGTGGACCTGTTTGCTTCGGCGCAGTCTTCCCAAACAACACTCATCTTTGCATCGTTGCTGGGTGCTCGTTCAGGTCACTGACCCAGAGGGTCTGGCTTGTTTTTCCTGGCTCAGGGACGGATTGGCACATTTAATTGCAAGGTGGCACCAGCAGACCACCTCGGAGTTACCTGTGAGTCACCAAAAAGTGCCGAGGCACTATGAGAGACCTCAGCTCCACCTCGGTGCGAATCATCCATGCACTGGCATGAGGGGCTCTGGGGGAAATGGACTCAGACGTGCAGAGGACCCTAGGCGCAACCTCATGTCCGCattcctgcagaaatgcagctttttgtaCAGTGTTGTCACCATGGCTGTTAACATCTTGCCCAACCGCTTGGTGACTCCTTGACATCCTGTCATGCTCCTTGGTGAAACTGCAGCCAAAGGAGGACATCATGGACGTGCCCTGACGTTCCCACTCCCGCACAATTCTGGAGCACAGACCAAACTGAGGAAAGTTGACGCCCCTATGTGTCCAGGGCCTGGGGAGCCTGCTTTTTTGACGGACCGGTGTGACAGACCACCGGACTGAGGCTGCAGCCACTGAGTGGCACCAGGTGGTGCTCCCTGCTGCCCTACGAGACATAGAGGAGACTGGGCCAGACGGTCTGGgaaggctgcggggaggggagctCAACGGCCAGGCATGTGgcaccagccctgagagctgcctgGAAAAGGCCTCTGACTACCCACGTTGCTCGGGAAGGTGGGCCACGCTCTCACCCGGGCGGCCGTGCTGTTTGGGGGAAGGGTCTTGGGAGGGGATTGTTGTTTCCTCCTGCAGAGGATTGATGGCTCTGTCTCACTTCTGCTGTCATTTCCAGCAGGGCCATGCTCTGGGGCTGTTGTGCCATCCTGCCAGGACGGTCGACCCAGTGCCACAGCTCACAGCAGAAACGCACTCGCTGCGTACAGGCAGAAACAGGTCCCAGGAGCCAGTATGGCAccagggtgggaggcagccacCCGCGGCTCTTTTCCAGGTGGAACTGGAAGCGCACTGACAAAGCAGCCAGTGATGCTCCCTCCTGAAAGGCTCCGAGAGGAACTTGCGAGGCACTCAAGCCCCAGCGTGTCCTCAACCGAAGGGCAGGAAGCAGCTGCCTAACTCTTCCAGCCCCCAGAGCCCCAAGATGTGGCCCTTTGAGATGTGGCCATGCCCCTCAGAAGAGGCACGGGTTGCCCACAGCAATCTCCACGGGGGAAGCCGCCAGCAGGAACCAGCCACGAGGGAAACTCCCCGAATGGGACGACCTgcctgtcgtggcttaaccctagccggcaactgagcaccacgcagccgctcactcacctccctcacagtggcatgggggagagcatcagaggggtaaaagtgagaaagctcgtgggctgagataaaggcagtttaataggtaaagcaaaagctgtgcacgcaggcaaaggaaaacaagggattccttcactacttcccatcggcaggcaggtgttccgcctccatctccagaaaagcagggctccatcacgcgtaacagttacttgggaagacaaacgccatcactccgaacgccccctcccttccttcttcttcccccagctttatatgctgagcatgacatcatatggtctggattATCCCTTttgtcagttggggtcagctgtcccagctgtgtctcctcccaacttcttgtgcgcccccagcctaGTCGccggtggggtggtgtgagaagcagaaaaggccttgactctgtagaagcactgctcagcagtaacgaaagcatctcagcattatcaacgctgttttcagcacaaatccaaaacatagccccatactagctactatggagaaaatgaactctatcccagccaaaaccagcacactgcccTACGGCTGCTCTGTTCCCGGATGGTGCACTAATGGAGGTGCGCTCAAACTACTGATGTGCACCAACCAGCACGTGCCAAAGGCCGCGGTGGGTGAGGCGAGAAGTTGAGTACCGCCTTGCTGTTcgtccctccctgctctcccttctgGCAATTGAGAGGCCATGCAAAGAGGAGCAGACGCCAGGACAGACACTATGCTCCTCACGTAGCCTCCTTTGCCACCAGACAGGAGCATGACACAGCCCGTCACACCTCCGCTACAGCAGGCAGTGAGTACCATTGCTGGGCTGCTCCCCTCCTTGGCCTGCCACCCTGCCCCGCTGCTGGATGCGGGAAGGGTGGCGAGGCATTCCTCTGCCGCATGAGGAGCCTGGCATTTGCTGTGCCTGAGCAAAGCTGAGGCAGCGGGAGAGGGCACATGCATCCACCTGCCTCAGCAGGCATGTGGTAACACCTGAGGGCAGGAAGCGGGCAGCACAGGCCCATCCTTGCTCCGCAAGATGCCTTCTGCTTTGAACTGCAGCCACAAGAGGACATGTCCTTCCCAGGGCTGGCAAGGCAACCGAAAGTGAAGAGCACCCTCAGTCAAATGCCTGTGAGTTTACTCCTCAGCCACTTTGACCTTGAACCCTTGGGGCTGACTACCCACTTTGAGAATGACAGTTTTGAGAATGAGAATTGACAGATTTCCATAGAACAAGAtttccgcgcccccgcccccttcccattttttcctttgtttcggGGCCACCACAGAGCTACCGGGCCACCTCTAGGAatggtcccagtgcccccacccCTTCACACAGCGGCGCTTCTCTCCATCTCACAGAGGGTCCTTCCTTGGCCTTCACCTTCCAACCACCTCTGGGCTTCTGAGTCCCCTCCTTTCCGTCTCCCTCGGCCAGAGAAGCATCCAGCTGGGGCTTGGCTGATTGCTGAGCCCTTCCATGGCCCTGCGGGGCCT
This window of the Accipiter gentilis chromosome 10, bAccGen1.1, whole genome shotgun sequence genome carries:
- the LOC126043996 gene encoding beta-keratin-related protein codes for the protein MSCYSSCLPAACGPTPLANSCNEPCVLRCADSSVAIQPSPVLVTLPGPILSSFPQSTAVGSTASAAVGSSLSAGSVPIASGGSLGLGGFGWSGLGRGLCGPLGRGNLLC